Proteins encoded within one genomic window of Lepidochelys kempii isolate rLepKem1 chromosome 11, rLepKem1.hap2, whole genome shotgun sequence:
- the LOC140895238 gene encoding rac GTPase-activating protein 1-like isoform X1 has product MARERGGPLLAQLARLARLLEQSCGVEEDCSRVARGFEACRQRCCRLGLDLRRAREQLLAAESECSALRVKLKHARNQVEVEMGKRQRAEAELEKQERKLQLIFDFLMQESPRAALSEGQRSALVLLEGPQLGTALAPGRRLSAVDESCTSLTSHSDISYDRTEDDVDLDLTVVKPLKQKSRERPRSSLAPLIGPVVAAKRTRPPVLPAAGASEPLVSLSAGPVAEDRGPDRSRLPVAAVPVLGRRSHLGRRLSTLTELTTVWGSSEDSDSHPESGAGLEPKGLDPFPSPPQGPPPPQHLFTSKTVIRPEPCAGCGARARFGRVVLRCRQCLLLAHPECRGRCPPLCAPGPRPRPRQGVLADFAPPTAPLVPALVVHCVSEVERRGLTETGLYRVPGAEPLVREWRQKLLRAKGALPSLGRVGDVHVVCGVLKDFLRGLEEPLVTFRLHPVFLRAAEIPDEAACQAALCHVVSKLPPANRDTLAFLMLHLLRVARSPECRMDALNLARVFGPTLVGHGTSSPTPLAILQDTPQQCEVMVRLLSLPPEFWRPFVGTELENLVPAATSDPLALDRRERLFRPLSSPEMNSTQLSPTGGCFPDPLRSCMGTVPAPLPASGPRKTGRFFPSLL; this is encoded by the exons GGGCCCCTCCTGGCCCAGCTGGCCCGGCTCGCCCGGCTCCTGGAGCAGAGCTGCGGCGTGGAGGAAG actGCAGCCGCGTCGCCCGCGGCTTCGAGGCCTGCCGGCAGAGATGCTGCCGGCTGGGGCTGGACCTGCGCCGGGCCCGCGAGCAGCTGCTGGCGGCGGAGAGCGAGTGCTCGGCGCTGCGGGTGAAGCTCAAACACGCCCGCAACCAGGTGGAGGTGGAGATGGGGAAGCGGCAGCGGGCCGAGGCCGAGCTGGAGAAGCAG GAACGGAAGCTGCAGTTGATCTTTGACTTCCTGATGCAGGAATCCCCCCGCGCCGCCCTGAGCGAGGGGCAGCGCTCGGCCCTGGTCCTGCTCGAGGGGCCGCAGCTGGGCACCGCCCTGGCACCAGGGCGCAG GCTGTCCGCAGTGGACGAGTCGTGCACCTCGCTCACGTCCCATTCCGACATCAGCTACGACCGCACTGAGGACGACGTG GACCTGGACCTGACGGTGGTGAAACCCCTGAAGCAGAAGTCCCGGGAGCGCCCG CGCTCGTCTCTGGCCCCCCTGATCGGCCCCGTGGTCGCAGCAAAGCGCACGCGCCCCCCCGTGCTGCCAGCCGCCGGC GCGAGTGAGCCCCTGGTGTCGCTCTCGGCGGGGCCCGTCGCTGAAGACCGAGGCCCAGACCGGAGCCGGCTGCCCGTGGCCGCGGTGCCCGTGCTGGGCCGACGCTCGCACCTGGGCCGACGCCTCTCCACGCTCACAG agCTGACCACGGTGTGGGGGAGCAGTGAGGACTCAGACAGCCACCCggagagtggggcagggctggagcccaaggggctggaccccttcccctcccccccacaggggCCGCCGCCACCCCAGCACCTCTTCACTTCCAAAACG GTGATCCGCCCCGAGCCCTGTGCCGGCTGCGGTGCCCGGGCCCGCTTCGGGCGGGTGGTGCTGCGATGCcggcagtgcctcctgctggcccacCCCGAGTGCCGCGGGCGCTGCCCCCCCCTCTGCGCCCCgggcccccggccccggccccggcag GGCGTCCTGGCCGACTTCgcgccccccacggcccccctgGTGCCCGCCCTGGTGGTTCACTGCGTGAGCGAGGTGGAGCGCAGAGGCCTGACGGAG acaGGGCTGTACCGGGTGCCCGGCGCGGAGCCGCTGGTGCGGGAATGGAGGCAGAAGCTGCTGCGGGCCAAGGGGGCGCTGCCCTCGCTGGGCCGCGTGGGCGACGTACACGTGGTGTGTGGGGTGCTCAAGGACTTCCTGAGGGGCCTCGAGGAGCCGCTGGTCACCTTCCGCCTGCACCCCGTCTTCCTGCGGGCTGCCG agaTCCCGGACGAGGCCGCCTGCCAGGCAGCCCTGTGCCACGTGGTGAGCAAACTGCCCCCCGCCAACCGGGACACGCTGGCCTTCCTAATGCTGCATCTGCTGAG GGTCGCTCGGAGCCCCGAGTGCAGGATGGACGCGCTGAACCTGGCCCGGGTCTTCGGGCCCACGCTGGTGGGGCACGGCACGAGCAGCCCCACGCCCCTGGCCATCCTGCAGGACACGCCCCAGCAGTGCGAG gtgaTGGTTCGTCTCCTGTCACTGCCGCCCGAGTTCTGGAGGCCCTTCGTGGGGACGGAGCTGGAGAACCTGGTGCCCGCGGCCACGAGCGACCCCCTGGCGCTGGACAGACGGG agcggCTCTTCCGCCCCCTCTCGTCCCCTGAGATGAACTCGACTCAGCTGAGCCCGACTGGCGGCTGCTTCCCTGACCCGCTGCGGAGCTGCATGGGCACCGTGCCCGCCCCCCT GCCGGCGTCGGGCCCCAGGAAGACGGGCcgcttcttcccctccctgctgtaG
- the LOC140895238 gene encoding rac GTPase-activating protein 1-like isoform X2 codes for MARERGGPLLAQLARLARLLEQSCGVEEDCSRVARGFEACRQRCCRLGLDLRRAREQLLAAESECSALRVKLKHARNQVEVEMGKRQRAEAELEKQERKLQLIFDFLMQESPRAALSEGQRSALVLLEGPQLGTALAPGRRLSAVDESCTSLTSHSDISYDRTEDDVDLDLTVVKPLKQKSRERPRSSLAPLIGPVVAAKRTRPPVLPAAGASEPLVSLSAGPVAEDRGPDRSRLPVAAVPVLGRRSHLGRRLSTLTELTTVWGSSEDSDSHPESGAGLEPKGLDPFPSPPQGPPPPQHLFTSKTVIRPEPCAGCGARARFGRVVLRCRQCLLLAHPECRGRCPPLCAPGPRPRPRQTGLYRVPGAEPLVREWRQKLLRAKGALPSLGRVGDVHVVCGVLKDFLRGLEEPLVTFRLHPVFLRAAEIPDEAACQAALCHVVSKLPPANRDTLAFLMLHLLRVARSPECRMDALNLARVFGPTLVGHGTSSPTPLAILQDTPQQCEVMVRLLSLPPEFWRPFVGTELENLVPAATSDPLALDRRERLFRPLSSPEMNSTQLSPTGGCFPDPLRSCMGTVPAPLPASGPRKTGRFFPSLL; via the exons GGGCCCCTCCTGGCCCAGCTGGCCCGGCTCGCCCGGCTCCTGGAGCAGAGCTGCGGCGTGGAGGAAG actGCAGCCGCGTCGCCCGCGGCTTCGAGGCCTGCCGGCAGAGATGCTGCCGGCTGGGGCTGGACCTGCGCCGGGCCCGCGAGCAGCTGCTGGCGGCGGAGAGCGAGTGCTCGGCGCTGCGGGTGAAGCTCAAACACGCCCGCAACCAGGTGGAGGTGGAGATGGGGAAGCGGCAGCGGGCCGAGGCCGAGCTGGAGAAGCAG GAACGGAAGCTGCAGTTGATCTTTGACTTCCTGATGCAGGAATCCCCCCGCGCCGCCCTGAGCGAGGGGCAGCGCTCGGCCCTGGTCCTGCTCGAGGGGCCGCAGCTGGGCACCGCCCTGGCACCAGGGCGCAG GCTGTCCGCAGTGGACGAGTCGTGCACCTCGCTCACGTCCCATTCCGACATCAGCTACGACCGCACTGAGGACGACGTG GACCTGGACCTGACGGTGGTGAAACCCCTGAAGCAGAAGTCCCGGGAGCGCCCG CGCTCGTCTCTGGCCCCCCTGATCGGCCCCGTGGTCGCAGCAAAGCGCACGCGCCCCCCCGTGCTGCCAGCCGCCGGC GCGAGTGAGCCCCTGGTGTCGCTCTCGGCGGGGCCCGTCGCTGAAGACCGAGGCCCAGACCGGAGCCGGCTGCCCGTGGCCGCGGTGCCCGTGCTGGGCCGACGCTCGCACCTGGGCCGACGCCTCTCCACGCTCACAG agCTGACCACGGTGTGGGGGAGCAGTGAGGACTCAGACAGCCACCCggagagtggggcagggctggagcccaaggggctggaccccttcccctcccccccacaggggCCGCCGCCACCCCAGCACCTCTTCACTTCCAAAACG GTGATCCGCCCCGAGCCCTGTGCCGGCTGCGGTGCCCGGGCCCGCTTCGGGCGGGTGGTGCTGCGATGCcggcagtgcctcctgctggcccacCCCGAGTGCCGCGGGCGCTGCCCCCCCCTCTGCGCCCCgggcccccggccccggccccggcag acaGGGCTGTACCGGGTGCCCGGCGCGGAGCCGCTGGTGCGGGAATGGAGGCAGAAGCTGCTGCGGGCCAAGGGGGCGCTGCCCTCGCTGGGCCGCGTGGGCGACGTACACGTGGTGTGTGGGGTGCTCAAGGACTTCCTGAGGGGCCTCGAGGAGCCGCTGGTCACCTTCCGCCTGCACCCCGTCTTCCTGCGGGCTGCCG agaTCCCGGACGAGGCCGCCTGCCAGGCAGCCCTGTGCCACGTGGTGAGCAAACTGCCCCCCGCCAACCGGGACACGCTGGCCTTCCTAATGCTGCATCTGCTGAG GGTCGCTCGGAGCCCCGAGTGCAGGATGGACGCGCTGAACCTGGCCCGGGTCTTCGGGCCCACGCTGGTGGGGCACGGCACGAGCAGCCCCACGCCCCTGGCCATCCTGCAGGACACGCCCCAGCAGTGCGAG gtgaTGGTTCGTCTCCTGTCACTGCCGCCCGAGTTCTGGAGGCCCTTCGTGGGGACGGAGCTGGAGAACCTGGTGCCCGCGGCCACGAGCGACCCCCTGGCGCTGGACAGACGGG agcggCTCTTCCGCCCCCTCTCGTCCCCTGAGATGAACTCGACTCAGCTGAGCCCGACTGGCGGCTGCTTCCCTGACCCGCTGCGGAGCTGCATGGGCACCGTGCCCGCCCCCCT GCCGGCGTCGGGCCCCAGGAAGACGGGCcgcttcttcccctccctgctgtaG
- the LOC140895238 gene encoding rac GTPase-activating protein 1-like isoform X3 encodes MARERGGPLLAQLARLARLLEQSCGVEEDCSRVARGFEACRQRCCRLGLDLRRAREQLLAAESECSALRVKLKHARNQVEVEMGKRQRAEAELEKQERKLQLIFDFLMQESPRAALSEGQRSALVLLEGPQLGTALAPGRRLSAVDESCTSLTSHSDISYDRTEDDVDLDLTVVKPLKQKSRERPRSSLAPLIGPVVAAKRTRPPVLPAAGASEPLVSLSAGPVAEDRGPDRSRLPVAAVPVLGRRSHLGRRLSTLTELTTVWGSSEDSDSHPESGAGLEPKGLDPFPSPPQGPPPPQHLFTSKTVIRPEPCAGCGARARFGRVVLRCRQCLLLAHPECRGRCPPLCAPGPRPRPRQGVLADFAPPTAPLVPALVVHCVSEVERRGLTETGLYRVPGAEPLVREWRQKLLRAKGALPSLGRVGDVHVVCGVLKDFLRGLEEPLVTFRLHPVFLRAAEIPDEAACQAALCHVVSKLPPANRDTLAFLMLHLLR; translated from the exons GGGCCCCTCCTGGCCCAGCTGGCCCGGCTCGCCCGGCTCCTGGAGCAGAGCTGCGGCGTGGAGGAAG actGCAGCCGCGTCGCCCGCGGCTTCGAGGCCTGCCGGCAGAGATGCTGCCGGCTGGGGCTGGACCTGCGCCGGGCCCGCGAGCAGCTGCTGGCGGCGGAGAGCGAGTGCTCGGCGCTGCGGGTGAAGCTCAAACACGCCCGCAACCAGGTGGAGGTGGAGATGGGGAAGCGGCAGCGGGCCGAGGCCGAGCTGGAGAAGCAG GAACGGAAGCTGCAGTTGATCTTTGACTTCCTGATGCAGGAATCCCCCCGCGCCGCCCTGAGCGAGGGGCAGCGCTCGGCCCTGGTCCTGCTCGAGGGGCCGCAGCTGGGCACCGCCCTGGCACCAGGGCGCAG GCTGTCCGCAGTGGACGAGTCGTGCACCTCGCTCACGTCCCATTCCGACATCAGCTACGACCGCACTGAGGACGACGTG GACCTGGACCTGACGGTGGTGAAACCCCTGAAGCAGAAGTCCCGGGAGCGCCCG CGCTCGTCTCTGGCCCCCCTGATCGGCCCCGTGGTCGCAGCAAAGCGCACGCGCCCCCCCGTGCTGCCAGCCGCCGGC GCGAGTGAGCCCCTGGTGTCGCTCTCGGCGGGGCCCGTCGCTGAAGACCGAGGCCCAGACCGGAGCCGGCTGCCCGTGGCCGCGGTGCCCGTGCTGGGCCGACGCTCGCACCTGGGCCGACGCCTCTCCACGCTCACAG agCTGACCACGGTGTGGGGGAGCAGTGAGGACTCAGACAGCCACCCggagagtggggcagggctggagcccaaggggctggaccccttcccctcccccccacaggggCCGCCGCCACCCCAGCACCTCTTCACTTCCAAAACG GTGATCCGCCCCGAGCCCTGTGCCGGCTGCGGTGCCCGGGCCCGCTTCGGGCGGGTGGTGCTGCGATGCcggcagtgcctcctgctggcccacCCCGAGTGCCGCGGGCGCTGCCCCCCCCTCTGCGCCCCgggcccccggccccggccccggcag GGCGTCCTGGCCGACTTCgcgccccccacggcccccctgGTGCCCGCCCTGGTGGTTCACTGCGTGAGCGAGGTGGAGCGCAGAGGCCTGACGGAG acaGGGCTGTACCGGGTGCCCGGCGCGGAGCCGCTGGTGCGGGAATGGAGGCAGAAGCTGCTGCGGGCCAAGGGGGCGCTGCCCTCGCTGGGCCGCGTGGGCGACGTACACGTGGTGTGTGGGGTGCTCAAGGACTTCCTGAGGGGCCTCGAGGAGCCGCTGGTCACCTTCCGCCTGCACCCCGTCTTCCTGCGGGCTGCCG agaTCCCGGACGAGGCCGCCTGCCAGGCAGCCCTGTGCCACGTGGTGAGCAAACTGCCCCCCGCCAACCGGGACACGCTGGCCTTCCTAATGCTGCATCTGCTGAG gtga
- the GMPPA gene encoding mannose-1-phosphate guanylyltransferase regulatory subunit alpha, producing MLKAVILIGGPQKGTRFRPLSFEVPKPLFPVAGVPMIQHHIEACTKVPSLKEILLVGFYQPTEALSRFLVSAQQEFKIPIRYLQEYAALGTGGGIYHFRDQILSGGPEAFFVLNADVCSEFPLPEMLAFQQQRGDPHGFVMLGTTANRKQSLNYGCIVANTETCEVLHYVEKPSTFVSEIINCGIYLFTPTIFQHIGEVFQRTQQELLLEESSNGWQRAEVIRLEQDVFTALAGRGKLYVYKTDGFWSQIKSAGSAIYASRLYLSQYSQRHPERLARDSPGGPTIRGNVYIHPTASVDHSAVLGPNVSIGKGVTVGAGVRVRESIILHGASLQDHTCVLNSIVGWDSTIGRWARVEGTPSDPNPNDPYAKIDSETLFRDGRLTPSITILGCNVTIPAEVVILNSIVLPHKELSRSFKNQIIL from the exons ATGCTCAAGGCCGTGATCCTCATTGGGGGGCCGCAGAAAG GGACTCGCTTCCGGCCCTTGTCCTTCGAAGTCCCGAAGCCGCTGTTCCCGGTGGCAGGGGTGCCCATGATCCAGCACCACATCGAGGCCTGCACCAAG GTTCCAAGCCTGAAGGAGATTCTCCTCGTGGGCTTCTACCAGCCCACCGAAGCCCTGAGCCGCTTCCTGGTATCTGCACAGCAAGAGTTTAAAATCCCCATCAG GTACCTGCAGGAGTATGCGGCGCTGGGCACCGGCGGTGGCATCTATCACTTCCGAGACCAGATCCTGTCGGGTGGCCCCGAGGCCTTCTTCGTCCTCAATGCAGACGTGTGCTCGGAGTTCCCCCTGCCAGAGATGCTGGCCTTCCAGCAGCAGCGTGGAGACCCGCACGGCTTTGTCATGCTGGGCACCACG GCCAACAGGAAGCAGTCCCTGAACTACGGCTGCATCGTGGCCAACACAGAGACGTGTGAG GTCCTGCACTATGTGGAGAAGCCCAGCACCTTTGTCAGCGAGATCATCAACTGCGGCATCTACCTGTTCACACCCACCATCTTCCAGCACATCGGCGAGGTCTTCCAGAGGACCCAGCAGGAGCTGCTCCT ggaggagagcagcaACGGCTGGCAGCGGGCCGAGGTGATCCGGCTGGAGCAGGACGTCTTCACGGCGCTGGCCGGGCGCGGCAAGCTCTACGTCTACAAAACCGACGGGTTCTGGAGCCAGATCAAATCGGCTGG ctctgccatctaCGCCAGCCGCCTGTACCTCAGCCAGTACAGCCAGCGCCACCCGGAGAGACTGGCCCGGGACAGCCCCGGGGGGCCCACCATCCGAG GGAACGTGTACATCCACCCGACGGCTTCCGTCGACCACAGCGCCGTG CTGGGCCCCAATGTCTCCATCGGGAAGGGGGTGACGGTGGGAGCCGGCGTGCGTGTGCGAGAGTCCATCATCCTGCACGGGGCATCGCTGCAG GATCACACCTGTGTGCTCAACAGCATTGTGGGCTGGGACAGCACCATCGGGCGCTGGGCCCGGGTCGAGGGGACGCCCAGCGACCCGAACCCCAACGACCCCTACGCTAAAATCGACAGTGAGACCCTCTTCAGGGACGGCAGGCTCACACCCTCCATCACCATCCTGG GCTGTAACGTCACCATCCCCGCAGAGGTTGTGATCCTCAACTCCATTGTCCTGCCCCACAAGGAGCTGAGCCGCAGCTTCAAGAACCAGATCATCCTGTGA